ATTGGCTACTTCGGAACACCTCCCTTCCCCCTCAAAGGGGGTGTGTGGTCCTCCCAGTTCGGCTGTCCACAGCCGTCAGGACATGGGCAGGCGGGACTTGGCCAATGGCGTCggggggcagggcaggggaggAGCCAGGCGGGGAGGAGAGGCTCCGGGTGCTGGGTGCGGAGAGCGGGAGGGCGGGGAATGGTTACGCCGCCCGGAGCAGTGTgacgcgggcgggcgggcgggcgggcgcgcgcaCCCCCACGGAGGATGGGGGCTGGGAGGAGGATATAAAACGAGAGGCGGGGCGCGCGCCGCAGCAGAAGGAGCGAAGCTCTGGCCCGGCGCGGAGTGGGTGCGGTACCGGGACGCTGGGCCGGGGCACCGGGCTGTGTGGAGTGAGCGCGCTCGCCtgaccctccccctcctcctcctcctcccgggtGCCTCAGCACCCCAAGCCCGAGCCGTGAAACTCCCCGGGCCCCCCATCCGACAGGCCTCTCCGTCCGGCGGCGGCGACGTCTCGCACCCGGCTCCCTCGCCCGCTCGCGCGCGACCCTCCTTCCGCGCCCCCGCCCTGCCGCCCCTTCTCCACCGCCCAGCCGCGGGCTCCGTCACCGACGCAGTCCCCAAGCAGCCCGTAAGTACCGCGGGGCGGCGGGCAGGCGAGGGTGGGGGGGCAGTGGAGGTGACCGGGAGACCCGAGCCCGGCCGAGGCATCCAGGGAGGGGCTGCCGCGTCCACGGAGCCCCGGGCCTCGGGGACGGCGGCGTCGCGGGCTGCGGAGAGGCGGTCCTCCGGGACTGGAGAGGGGAGCGgctgcaaggggggggggggcatcggCGGGTGACCGGCGACGACGGGACAGCCCGGGCCGAGCTGGCCGGGGGTGGGGAGGCGGAGTCCACAGGGTTGGGGACGCTCGGGAGGAGCGGTGACCTCGCGGGCAGGGGAACGGGGCGCCGGGGTTCCTCGGGGTTGGGGACCGACGAGGCCGGACCTGGTGCCCGGGGAGGCGAGGGGAGGGGACCGGTGCTCCGGGGCGCTGGCCCGGACCCAGGAGCCGGGAGCGGCGGAGGAGGGGGGAGCGGCGGGTCAGGTtacggcgggggaggggagcggCTGACCCGGCTGCGGCCGGCGCCGCGACCTGCCAGGGTGCCCGGGCACCGGGAGCCGGCCTCTCGGTTTCCCCGGGGCCCtttctgctcttcctcctcccgGAGCAAGCTCctactcttccttctcctcctcattcACCCCCTCTGGCTGTCGTTGCTGCCGCCGCCGTAGCGCTCAGGCTCCCGGGGCTGTGAGCAGAAATCTAATGAGACCCAAGTGGCTGTTTATGTAATTCTTCACAGCCCCGTCTTCAAGGCGTTGCTTTCCCAACTACCTTCCACGGAGCCTGAATTTTCGCTCGGCTGCACCTTCAAGCAATGGAGCTTAATCAGCTGTCTTGGCCCGGCTCTCGGGCTTTTGGTTTGGGGCTTTGGAAAGTGGAGTTCCAGGGGACAAGCAAGGGATCCTATACCCTTTGTCACCACTCACATGGAAAATGGAACAGACTGATGAACACCAACTTGATTTTCTTAAATGCCCCTTTTCTGCACCTCAGTGTACAAATAGATCTCCTTTGGAAATACCTTCTGTTTGCCCTTGATCTTTTCTCATCCCCACCCAGTGCTGACCCAGCAAACGTTTAAAGGTCGACCTTATCATACATGCCTCTCTCCGGGCTGTTTGCTTTATCGTGAGAGGGGAAGAGgtggtttaaaataaaataaaataaaaaaaagtcaaactgaGTAACCCTAAACCCTGTCCATTACACAAAATAATAAGAGTTTTGAAATGGGCGGTGGTTTTTGTTATACTGGGAAAGAAAAAcgctgaaaagaaaaaagcaccGAGAAGTGCAGTTACTATATTGTGGGCCTTTGATATATTTAAGACCATAACCATGGGGGATAATTTGTTTCATAATTATCATTTACCAGGGTGACAGTTCATTTAGTACCTTTAATTTAAATTCTGTGCACTTTGAAAATCAAACTAGTTTTCGTTAACTACTCAAATTTCCAAATGTCTAACATAGAGCAGATTTAACCATGGTACATTCAAAATAAACTGAAATCCAGAATTCACTTCTAAGTTGGTAAATAGCAAGAAAAATGAATGACCAGCTTCTAACAGGGACACATGAGTGTGAGGGTGGGGTTGTAAGGGGGACACAGAAGGCAGTTTCTAGTAAGTGTCCTTGTGCCTGTTGAGGAAAGAATACACGCTCTGAAGACTCCGTTCCTATGAAATGCTGTTGAGAAACAGTCAGTAGTAGAGGTTAAAGACCACTGTTTTTAACTATAAATCTGTTTTCCATGAGAGTTTGGGACTTAATGAGCAATTTTCTATCTATTCCTGTGTTTTGTACAGATTATATTTTCTATATGCTTCCTAACATAATTAGACATTTTCAAAAGTGAAATTACACTGGGTAAATTTTCAAAGGTCTTGAGCTACAACAATGATCTTATTTGgacatgtttgcttttgttttcttaaaggaACAAGACCACACAAGGTGAAGAATAATCTAATACCAGCACtttgagaatttgtttctctgccACAaactgatatttattttattatttttttttttttggtggaagaGTTGAAACAAACCTAACTTTTGTGGCATAGCAGCTATGCAGCTTGAAATCCAAGTAGcactaaattttattatttcataccTGTACAATAAGCTTCCCAGGAGACGTGTCAACATTTTCGGTGAAGAACTCGAGAGACTTCTGAAGAAGAAATATGAAGGGCACTGGTACCCTGAAAAGCCATACAGAGGATCAGGGTTTAGATGCATCCATGTAGGGGAGAAAGTGGACCCTGTGATTGAACAGGCATCCAAAGAGAGTGGTTTGGACATTGATGATGTCCGTGGCAATCTGCCACAGGATCTCAGCGTCTGGATCGACCCGTTTGAGGTTTCCTACCAGATTGGCGAAAAGGGGCCAGTGAAGGTGCTTTATGTGGATGATAATAATGAAAACGGATGCGAGTTGGATAAGGAGATCAAAAACAGCTTTAACCCTGAGGCCCAGGTTTTCATGCCCATAAGTGATCCAGCCTCATCAGTGTCCAGCTCTCCATCGCCTCCCTTTGGTCACTCTGCTGCTGTCAGCCCTACCTTCATGCCCCGGTCCACTCAGCCTTTAACCTTTACCACTGCCACTTTTGCTGCCACCAAGTTCGGCTCTACCAAAATGAAGAACAGTGGCCGGAGCAACAAGGTTGCACGCACTTCTCCAATCAACCTTGGCCTGAATGTGAATGACCTCCTGAAGCAGAAAGCCATCTCTTCCTCAATGCACTCTCTGTACgggctgggcctgggcagccagcagcagccgcagcagcagcaacagccgCAGCCGCAGCCTCCATCCCAGCCACCACCTCCTCCCCCGccaccacagcagcagcagcagcagaaaaccTCTGCTCTCTCTCCCAATGCCAAGGAGTTTATTTTTCCTAACATGCAGGGTCAAGGTAGTAGTACCAATGGAATGTTCCCAGGTGACAGTCCCCTTAACCTCAGTTCTCTCCAGTACAGTAATGCCTTTGATGTGTTTGCGGCCTATGGAGGCCTCAACGAGAAGTCGTTTGTAGATGGCTTGAATTTTAGCTTAAATAACATGCAGTATTCTAACCAGCAATTCCAGCCTGTTATggctaactaaaaaaaaaacaaaaaacaaacaaacaaacaaaaaacaaatggagagagagagaaagaatgtctcATACAAGCTAAAATGCACCGGCCCAAGGGGGACCTTTATTCACctccttgagattttttttttttttaagcttctagTAAGGACACATTCAAGCTTGGTTACAGAAATAAAACGTGCATCATTTTTCATTTGCCAACCAAGCACAAAGTTATTTTATACTGActgtatattttaaagtatactcTCAGATATGGCCTCTTACAGTATTTAAGATAGAGCAAGGAcatggctggttttttttttaataaaaaattggcACTAATAAGTGGGTTTATTGGTCTTTTCTAATTGTATAATTTAATTTAGTACAAAGTTTGTAAAATATCAGAGGATATATATATTGTTTCTACGACATGGTATtgcatttatatctttttacTACAGTGACCTGTGACGGCAGCAGCttcatgttgtattttttttactGAAATTGTAAAATATCCATCTTAAAGACATCAACTATTCTGAAAATTGTGTACAGGATATTCCTTTAGTGGTGGAATTAAAATGTACGAATAtttgctttttcaaaaaaaatgtattttctgttAAAGGTTTAAAGATTTTTGCTATATATTATGGAAGAAAATGTAATCGTAAATATTAATTTTGTACCTATATTGTGCAATACTTGAAAAAAACGGTATAAAAGTATTTTGAGTCAGTGTCTTACATGTTAAGAGGGACTGAAATAGTTTATATTAAGTTTGTATTAAAATTCCTTAAAATTAAAAGTGCCTATTGTGTGGTCTTTGTTTTTAAACCTTTGTGAAGGTGTGTGGCTGAAGGTAGGCATTAAATGCTAGTGACAAAGGGAGCTCTGACTCCTGGAGTCCAGGGAAATAATGGAAAGCAGAGGCTTTGCCTGCCCCAGGTAAGAGTGTGCACGTCAAAAGTTGACCTGCCAGGGCTGGGTCGTAGCGCAGGAatcagaatgcttgcctagtgtgcatgaAGCTGTGGACTGGATCCTCAGCATTGCAGAAACCAGGCATGGCCGTGCATGCCGAgaccccagcccttgagaggtgcaggcaggaggatcagaagatgcctggactacatgagactgtctcaaaacaaaaaaagttatgctgcatatggtggcgcacgcctttaatcacagaggtagagacagaggtaggaggattgctgtgagttcgaggccaacctgagactacctagtgaattccaggtcagcctgggctagagtgaaaccctatctcaaaaaacaaagaaaaagctgTCCTACCATAATCAGGTAGCCTGACAATGCCTGGGGCAGCTAATTTTTTTGTGACCCTCATTGTTCCTCATGGTGGCATATTAAAGCTGGTAAGCCCTGTTTTATAGCACGTTTCTACATGTACTGACATACAGGAGAAGGTCAAGTGCATGAAATTCATCTAATTGTAGAGCATTTGTTAGAAATGTACATGAAGAGGGAAGCCACaggataatttttttattttaaaatatctttatttgtaaacagagaatgggcacaccagggcatagtgccactgcaaataactgtagacacgtgccactttgtacatctggctttacatgggtactggggaattgaacccagggctttgtgttttgcaagcaagtgcctttaactgctgagccatctctccagccccatttctttttttttttttttttactttttttcggTTGGGAGATGAATTGGCCAGAAAATATGAACAAAGCAACTTGCCTAACCTTAAGAGATTTAGGCCTGGTTACTCGTCCTTAAAGTTCAGGCATTGTCTGTAGTATAGGTCTTACTATTCATGTTGCTTTTCTTCCTCATAAAATGTTTACATATTATGTTTTCAAGTGTAGCCAACCTGGTTTGGAGGCTTTTAAGGATTAATGATAGCGTGTCATTGTAGGGTGTTGGTAAAGATAGGTTTTCTTAAAAACTGAGTTATAAGAAGTTAACCTTTAAAATGagtcattttgggctggagagatggcttagcagtgaaggcacttggctgtgaagcctgaggacccaggttcaattccccagtacccatataagccagaagcacaaggtgatgcatgtgtctggaattattttgcagtggttggaggccctggtgtgtccattctctatctgcctcattctctaataatgcatttaaaaatattttttaaaaatgagggctacaagcatggtagtgcacgcctgtaatcccagcactcgggaggcagaggtaagaggattgccatgagttcaaggccatgctgagactacatagtgaattccaggtcagccctgctagagtgagaccctaccttgaaaaaaagaagtgagggctggagagatggcttagaggttaaggcacttgcttgcaaagagcaaggacccaggtttgcttctccagtacccatgtaaaccagatcacAGGACAgttcgtgtgtctggagttcatttgcagtggctggaggccctggcatgaccatatgctcactctctctttacctctctctccctttccctctttctgtctgccaaaTAACTCTTAAAAACTACGTCACTGAATACCATTGACATCATATTGGTGAGAAAACTCTGTTAAACTGGAAATAACCCTGTACATTGATAGGAAGAAACCAGCACTGCCTGGGTTTCCAGTGACATAAATTTGGTCACATGAGTGTTTTAGACACCAATCTACACAAGCTTTTTGTCACTTAAGCAGTGTAGAAGCAATAAAAGTCTTTAAGGAAACAGACACTGGAAATAACTGCGCTGAGCTGTCTGTCATCTCCTTGGTGAGGCCTTTGTCTGTGGTGGGCAGAATGGGCCTGTGGAGAAGTATTGGAGCAGCAAGTGGGATCCAACAGAGATCTGGTCTGCCAACACTTAACAGTTATGGGTTTCTGTGATCACTGAGTTTAAATAGAAGTAGTAATCATGAATGGCTCTAAACACTAGTTACTGGAAATTTAGATGAAGTTAGCATAGGCTTACCTTTGGAAGAAACCTGCCTAtaagtgaagaaagaaaaaattactttttcCAAAAATCACGATAAGGCAGATAGACTACAAAAACAATAGAAGTAATGGTCTGGAATACCAAAGCACACATTCAAGTTTAAGTGATTAGTTAATACATGGGTGTTTCAGCTCTTAGAGAAAGTGCATCTTGGTACATGTAAGAGTTTTGCATGTGAAAaggattaagtaaaaaaaaattaatattttatttatttatttatttgaaagacagataattgagaaatagaaaaaacagagagagaaagaaaatggatgtgccagggcctccagccactgcaaacaaacttcagaagcatgcgctactttgtgcatctagctctatgtgggtcctgaggaatcaaacctaggttcttaggctttgcaggcaagcatctttactgctaagccatctctccagcccaagtcaaaAATTTTtatcttagggctagagagatggctcataggttaagacgcttgcctacaaacccaaaggaaccaggtttggttccccagtacccacataaaaccaaatgcacaaggtggtgcttgcttctggaattcatttgcaatagttggaggcctaggcacacccattctcatattctctctctttcacgtGTGATCtcgctaaaattaaaaaaaattaaaaattatcttgaactggaaagattgctcagtggttaagacgcttgcctgcaaggccaaaggttcgattccccggtacccatgtaagtcagatgtaccaggtggtgcatgcatcagtagttcatttgcagtggctggaggccctggcatgcccatttgctctatctgcctctttctctctcactctcaaataaatatatatatattttttaatcttggtttgagggagtgggaaagagggaacagaagagtataacctgacaggaaaatgaacaatatgcgatatgttcatacattaaagttctcaattaaaaaaaaccttgggggctggagggatggcttggcagttaaggcgcttgcctgcaaagccaaaagacccaggtttaattccccaggacccacgttagccagatgcacaagggggcacacacatctgcagttcatttgcagtggctggatgctctggcacgcccattctctctctctctccctctgcctctttctctctctcaaataaataaataaaactaaaatattaaaaaacaacttGGTCTAATTTGAGCTTAATGTCCTTAAAggatttttccctctttctttctttctttctttctttctttctttctttctttctttctttctttctttctttctttc
This is a stretch of genomic DNA from Jaculus jaculus isolate mJacJac1 chromosome 9, mJacJac1.mat.Y.cur, whole genome shotgun sequence. It encodes these proteins:
- the Tob1 gene encoding protein Tob1, which gives rise to MQLEIQVALNFIISYLYNKLPRRRVNIFGEELERLLKKKYEGHWYPEKPYRGSGFRCIHVGEKVDPVIEQASKESGLDIDDVRGNLPQDLSVWIDPFEVSYQIGEKGPVKVLYVDDNNENGCELDKEIKNSFNPEAQVFMPISDPASSVSSSPSPPFGHSAAVSPTFMPRSTQPLTFTTATFAATKFGSTKMKNSGRSNKVARTSPINLGLNVNDLLKQKAISSSMHSLYGLGLGSQQQPQQQQQPQPQPPSQPPPPPPPPQQQQQQKTSALSPNAKEFIFPNMQGQGSSTNGMFPGDSPLNLSSLQYSNAFDVFAAYGGLNEKSFVDGLNFSLNNMQYSNQQFQPVMAN